In the Desulfobacterales bacterium genome, one interval contains:
- a CDS encoding M48 family metalloprotease, which yields MAVVSSPLAMTVQEEEELSKEFLKVVQTHFEVIQDPLIVNYVNRIGNRVIAGFLPQPFQYHFNVIKQEVYNAFAGPGGYVYINSGLLAAMDEEEELAGILAHEISHVSCRHISEKIARSGKIQMATLAGMVAGIFLGATGGGDAASALTIGSMAAGQSVILAYSREDEREADKVGLRNLYAAGYTGDGLLTVMKKIRAKQWYTSDDVPSYITTHPGSEERIAYIGNWIASNPPPNFTVSPDDDFEFNRIKTRLIALYDDKRAVINQYEKEVRDKPNNFFAHYGYGLALMRTGHYQQSVDELKKAMEQRAFDPYLPTDMAQAYFLGGRYEAALKLLTDTVPGKLDTSRLFYLGRVQMETGRFEAAKNTFLQLRAMDPNYPAALYYLGETYGKMEIMDEAHFYLGMYYKEKADVMKAVFHLERALTKATSEDHKSKIEAELKLLSKRYKKEIEEKEREKIEKVERERQEQEREQRERDWYLERERRRRE from the coding sequence ATGGCGGTCGTTTCTAGTCCATTGGCCATGACAGTTCAAGAGGAGGAGGAGCTGTCAAAAGAATTCCTGAAGGTAGTGCAAACGCATTTTGAGGTAATTCAAGACCCCCTCATCGTCAACTATGTGAACCGAATCGGAAATCGGGTGATAGCCGGATTTTTACCGCAGCCGTTTCAATATCATTTTAATGTGATAAAACAAGAAGTATATAACGCCTTTGCCGGGCCGGGGGGTTATGTTTACATCAACAGCGGTCTTCTCGCCGCCATGGACGAAGAGGAAGAGCTCGCCGGAATCCTCGCGCATGAAATATCTCATGTGTCCTGCCGTCATATATCGGAGAAAATCGCACGCTCCGGAAAAATACAAATGGCAACCCTGGCCGGTATGGTGGCCGGTATTTTCCTGGGCGCCACGGGCGGCGGCGATGCGGCCAGCGCCTTGACTATCGGGTCGATGGCGGCCGGACAATCGGTTATTCTTGCCTATAGCCGAGAGGATGAGCGGGAGGCCGATAAAGTGGGGTTGCGAAATCTCTATGCGGCCGGCTACACGGGAGACGGCTTGCTGACCGTTATGAAGAAAATTCGCGCCAAACAATGGTACACCTCTGATGACGTCCCCTCCTACATCACCACTCACCCCGGCTCTGAAGAGCGGATCGCGTACATCGGCAATTGGATCGCCTCGAATCCCCCGCCGAATTTCACGGTTTCCCCGGATGATGATTTTGAGTTCAATCGAATCAAGACTCGCCTCATTGCGTTGTACGATGACAAGCGAGCGGTGATAAATCAGTACGAAAAGGAGGTGAGGGACAAGCCGAACAATTTTTTTGCCCATTACGGGTATGGTCTGGCACTAATGCGGACGGGACATTATCAGCAATCGGTTGATGAATTAAAAAAAGCCATGGAGCAGCGTGCTTTTGATCCCTATCTGCCGACGGATATGGCGCAGGCTTATTTTCTGGGTGGCCGGTATGAGGCCGCGCTGAAATTATTGACCGACACCGTGCCCGGAAAGTTAGATACGAGTCGTCTTTTTTATTTGGGTCGGGTTCAGATGGAAACGGGGCGCTTCGAGGCCGCGAAAAATACGTTTTTGCAACTAAGGGCTATGGACCCGAACTATCCGGCCGCGCTGTATTATCTGGGGGAAACCTACGGCAAGATGGAGATTATGGATGAAGCGCATTTTTATCTGGGCATGTATTACAAGGAAAAAGCGGATGTGATGAAGGCCGTGTTTCATTTGGAGCGGGCACTGACAAAGGCGACTAGTGAGGACCATAAGTCGAAAATCGAAGCCGAGCTCAAATTGCTGTCAAAACGGTATAAAAAGGAAATAGAAGAAAAAGAGAGAGAAAAAATAGAAAAGGTGGAACGGGAAAGACAGGAGCAGGAAAGAGAGCAACGGGAGCGGGACTGGTATCTGGAACGAGAAAGAAGGCGCCGTGAGTAG
- a CDS encoding NYN domain-containing protein, whose translation MHIIIDGYNLIRQSSRFGKYDRQDIQLGREALVEMLSAYKKKAAHRITVVFDGTGAPEFAYHRDKVQGIHITYSHQGETADTVILRLAAMKKEQVLVVSSDREIVHHAAASGAATISSPEFEMIMAEAVFFNGESTEGVESVGWVPSTQKKGPSRRLPKKERKNLQKIKKL comes from the coding sequence GTGCATATCATCATAGATGGATATAATCTGATTCGGCAATCTTCTCGATTCGGCAAATATGATCGACAGGATATTCAACTGGGGCGCGAAGCGCTGGTAGAGATGTTATCCGCCTATAAAAAAAAAGCGGCGCACCGGATCACTGTGGTCTTCGACGGCACCGGCGCACCGGAATTTGCGTATCACCGGGACAAGGTGCAGGGTATTCACATCACCTATTCCCATCAAGGTGAAACTGCTGATACGGTCATTCTCAGATTGGCCGCGATGAAAAAAGAACAGGTTCTAGTGGTCAGCTCGGATCGGGAAATTGTGCATCATGCCGCTGCAAGCGGCGCTGCAACCATCAGCTCACCGGAATTTGAAATGATCATGGCCGAGGCTGTTTTTTTTAATGGGGAATCAACCGAAGGGGTAGAGTCCGTCGGCTGGGTACCCTCCACACAGAAAAAGGGACCCAGCCGGCGGCTGCCGAAAAAAGAGCGCAAAAACTTGCAAAAAATAAAGAAACTATAG
- the plsY gene encoding glycerol-3-phosphate 1-O-acyltransferase PlsY: MASFIFLFTLMVTAYLLGAIPWGLILTRRVTGRDLRDKGSGNIGATNVARVVGNTLGALTLFLDMLKGGLPVYLAGVLSPYVDLLQGEIVVSLVGLCAILGHLYPVYLGFKTGGKGVATTAGCFLMISPEACAAACLVFCLVFAGFRRVSAASLGATASLPVFIAIWGNSVFFTVTAVLSAILIFIRHTGNIKRLLNGTEPVFEKRPRR; the protein is encoded by the coding sequence ATGGCATCTTTCATTTTTTTGTTCACGCTGATGGTGACGGCTTATCTTCTTGGCGCCATCCCCTGGGGGCTGATATTGACCCGCCGGGTAACCGGCCGGGACCTTCGCGACAAGGGAAGCGGGAATATCGGCGCGACCAATGTGGCCCGAGTGGTGGGCAACACTTTGGGCGCGCTAACCCTTTTTCTGGATATGCTCAAAGGCGGACTGCCGGTTTATCTGGCAGGGGTATTATCGCCTTATGTCGATTTACTTCAGGGGGAAATCGTTGTGTCCCTGGTAGGTCTATGCGCTATTCTCGGGCATTTGTATCCGGTCTATTTGGGATTTAAAACCGGCGGAAAGGGGGTCGCCACCACTGCTGGTTGTTTCCTGATGATTTCACCGGAGGCTTGTGCCGCTGCTTGTCTTGTTTTTTGCCTTGTTTTTGCGGGATTTCGGCGCGTTTCAGCGGCCTCCCTGGGCGCGACCGCGTCGCTTCCCGTATTTATCGCCATTTGGGGGAATTCGGTTTTTTTCACCGTAACCGCTGTTCTATCGGCCATCCTTATTTTTATTCGTCACACGGGGAATATCAAACGGCTCCTGAACGGCACGGAACCCGTTTTTGAAAAACGGCCCAGAAGGTGA
- a CDS encoding HD domain-containing phosphohydrolase — protein MTFQIDWEQVFTNFSDGLMITDQNFTVQFVNPAFKQLIGKAAQEPVGRKCHEIFSSAFCGTPACPLICVQAQDKPLLFDGQTHCKPTDDASRIITATAIFDTRGKFTGMLERIMDARVLHKIQSELRNSQDRMRKIMGAIIQAMSMTIEKRDPYTAGHQRRVAKLCRAIATEMGFSWERIQGLRMAAAIHDLGKINVPASILNKPGPMSEHEIGLIRMHPQTAFDILEGIEFPWPLAETIYQHHERLDGSGYPRGLKGDQILLEARILAVADVVESITFFRPYRELALGMKAAIRELRKQKGILYDARVVDTCILLLTKKGFDFKTKAWQHPKQANQKPVR, from the coding sequence ATGACCTTTCAAATAGATTGGGAACAGGTTTTTACGAATTTTTCAGACGGGTTAATGATCACTGATCAAAATTTCACCGTTCAATTCGTTAACCCAGCTTTCAAACAATTGATCGGCAAAGCGGCTCAAGAGCCGGTCGGTCGGAAGTGTCACGAGATTTTTAGCAGCGCGTTTTGCGGCACACCCGCTTGCCCTTTGATTTGCGTGCAAGCACAAGACAAGCCGCTGCTTTTCGACGGGCAGACCCACTGCAAACCGACCGATGACGCTTCCCGAATAATTACCGCCACCGCCATATTCGATACCCGGGGAAAATTTACCGGTATGCTTGAAAGAATCATGGATGCCCGAGTCCTTCATAAAATTCAGTCCGAATTGCGCAATAGCCAGGATCGGATGCGCAAGATCATGGGCGCCATCATTCAGGCCATGAGCATGACCATTGAAAAACGCGACCCATACACGGCCGGTCACCAACGTCGGGTAGCCAAACTCTGCCGGGCAATCGCCACTGAAATGGGGTTTTCCTGGGAGCGCATTCAGGGGTTACGCATGGCGGCGGCTATTCATGATCTGGGCAAGATCAATGTACCGGCCTCCATTCTGAACAAGCCCGGCCCGATGTCCGAACACGAGATAGGCCTTATCCGCATGCACCCGCAAACGGCCTTTGATATCTTAGAAGGCATTGAGTTCCCATGGCCACTGGCCGAGACCATTTATCAGCATCATGAGCGCCTCGACGGCAGCGGCTATCCGCGAGGGCTCAAGGGTGATCAAATTCTTTTGGAGGCGCGCATTCTGGCAGTAGCCGATGTGGTTGAATCCATAACCTTTTTCCGCCCCTACCGCGAGTTAGCCCTGGGAATGAAGGCAGCCATACGCGAGTTGCGTAAGCAAAAGGGCATCCTGTACGATGCCCGGGTAGTGGACACCTGCATTCTCCTGCTGACCAAAAAAGGATTTGATTTTAAAACAAAGGCTTGGCAGCATCCAAAACAGGCGAATCAAAAACCTGTAAGGTGA
- a CDS encoding DUF3842 family protein: protein MNRIIVMDGQGGGIGSAIIRHLRERYGEGTEILALGTNAIATAQMLKAGANKGASGENAIKQTTRHADYLIGTIGIALPHAMMGEVTPKMAEAVALSPAKKILIPLTQENVEVVGVQSMPLPHLIDALIQKHLP from the coding sequence ATGAATCGTATTATTGTCATGGACGGCCAGGGCGGCGGCATTGGCAGCGCCATTATTCGACATCTCAGGGAGCGCTATGGCGAGGGTACGGAAATCCTCGCGCTGGGAACCAATGCCATCGCCACAGCACAAATGCTCAAGGCCGGCGCCAATAAAGGCGCTTCCGGAGAAAACGCGATCAAGCAAACCACCCGGCACGCGGATTATCTGATCGGCACCATCGGAATCGCACTCCCCCATGCCATGATGGGAGAGGTAACCCCTAAAATGGCTGAAGCGGTGGCCTTAAGTCCGGCGAAAAAAATATTGATTCCCCTGACCCAGGAAAACGTGGAAGTTGTGGGGGTCCAATCCATGCCCTTGCCGCACCTGATTGATGCGCTAATACAAAAACATTTACCCTGA
- a CDS encoding CooT family nickel-binding protein — MCEANAYLITESNQELVMEAVDTVMPEADGLRLTSIFGDQKILKAKIHSLSLIDHKIFLEKEN, encoded by the coding sequence ATGTGTGAAGCCAATGCGTATCTTATCACCGAATCCAACCAGGAGTTGGTTATGGAAGCCGTCGATACGGTCATGCCGGAGGCCGACGGCCTGCGCCTGACCAGCATTTTCGGAGACCAGAAAATTCTCAAGGCCAAGATCCATTCCCTGTCGCTGATCGATCATAAGATTTTCCTGGAAAAAGAAAACTGA
- a CDS encoding AAA family ATPase: protein MAQTYCIANQKGGVGKTTTAINLSAALALSNKRTLLVDCDPQANATTGLGINKGNIEKSLYHGMIGRASAEELIVDTEIDTLKLIPSRVELIGFEVEMMDETDREQALKRLLLTVQDTFDYIVLDCPPSLSLLTINAMTAADYLLIPLQCEFYALEGLSQLLHTVKRLKSGLNPGLKISGILLAMYDKRTNLSQQVAEDAEAYFKDLVFKTVVPRNVRLGEAPSFGKPIILYDASSVGAKSYQSLAEEILERI, encoded by the coding sequence ATGGCGCAAACATACTGTATCGCAAATCAAAAGGGCGGCGTGGGGAAAACCACCACGGCCATCAATCTATCCGCAGCGCTGGCGCTGTCCAACAAACGAACGCTATTGGTGGATTGCGACCCTCAGGCCAACGCCACCACCGGGCTGGGAATTAATAAAGGCAACATCGAAAAATCCTTGTATCACGGTATGATCGGACGTGCCAGTGCCGAGGAACTCATCGTCGATACGGAAATTGACACCCTCAAACTGATACCTTCTCGCGTGGAGCTGATCGGTTTTGAGGTGGAAATGATGGATGAAACCGATCGGGAACAAGCGCTGAAACGGCTTCTGCTAACGGTCCAAGACACCTTTGACTATATTGTTCTCGATTGCCCGCCGTCCTTAAGCTTGTTGACCATTAATGCCATGACCGCCGCTGATTACCTGCTGATTCCGCTGCAATGCGAATTTTATGCCCTGGAGGGACTCAGCCAACTGCTCCATACAGTTAAGCGGCTAAAAAGCGGCCTCAATCCGGGCCTGAAGATTTCGGGCATCCTTCTGGCCATGTATGATAAGCGCACCAATCTGTCTCAGCAAGTGGCGGAGGACGCAGAGGCTTATTTCAAGGACCTGGTGTTTAAAACGGTGGTGCCGAGAAATGTCCGACTGGGTGAGGCGCCCAGCTTCGGCAAACCGATTATACTGTATGACGCCTCTTCTGTCGGCGCCAAAAGCTATCAGTCCCTGGCCGAGGAAATATTAGAACGAATCTGA
- the ispH gene encoding 4-hydroxy-3-methylbut-2-enyl diphosphate reductase, with protein MNIIIAKTAGFCMGVRRAVDLALDAANKQSGPIYTYGPLIHNPQVLDLLAEKGVSILNTIPEKGSGTVIVRAHGVPPEAKRALRNAGFHIINATCPRVIKVQAIIKKYANLGYATIIIGDQDHPEVVGLLGYAGKQGYVAGTMAALSALPSFDTAIIVAQTTQSTALFQSVKQWAAETHPHYKVFDTICDSTQKRQDEISTLAETADAIVVVGGRDSGNTKRLLELARQTGRPAYHVETAADLDKKALCSAESIAITAGASTPNWITKGVFRALETLPRTGKHRLVFSNLLFMLQRSLLLTTIYVSVGAGCLCYACNRLQGIEKQSPYVLIAMLYVLSMHLLNNLTGRKIDRYKDPERALFYNTHKRRLEILATAAGAMGLLTAQSVGWLPFLILLAMSITGLLYNTRIVPKPFLKKYRSIRDIPGSKTVLIAMAWGVVVALFPAIAETGALRLQAILVFIWAAGMVFVRSAFFDMLDMQSDRIVGKETIPVLMGEKRARRLLKIFLIALFLMLQISAALNLVAPLGFALAVCPVFLFIVVTAHQNGSMLPGVRLEFLVESHFVLAGLIAFLLALSA; from the coding sequence TTGAACATTATCATTGCCAAAACTGCCGGGTTTTGCATGGGCGTTCGGCGGGCGGTGGATCTCGCCCTGGATGCGGCCAACAAGCAAAGCGGCCCCATATACACGTACGGCCCGCTCATTCATAACCCGCAGGTGCTTGATCTCCTGGCTGAAAAAGGGGTGAGCATTCTTAACACCATCCCCGAAAAAGGATCCGGCACCGTGATTGTCCGCGCTCACGGTGTGCCGCCGGAGGCAAAGAGAGCCCTTCGGAATGCCGGATTTCACATCATCAACGCCACTTGCCCGCGCGTCATTAAGGTCCAGGCAATTATCAAGAAATATGCGAATCTGGGGTATGCCACCATTATCATCGGGGATCAGGATCATCCGGAAGTGGTTGGTTTGTTGGGATATGCCGGGAAACAGGGGTATGTCGCCGGTACGATGGCGGCACTTAGCGCCCTACCCTCTTTCGATACCGCCATCATTGTCGCCCAAACCACTCAAAGCACCGCATTGTTTCAGTCGGTAAAACAATGGGCCGCGGAAACGCACCCTCATTACAAGGTATTTGATACCATCTGCGACTCCACGCAAAAGCGTCAGGATGAAATCAGCACCCTGGCCGAAACCGCCGATGCGATCGTGGTCGTCGGAGGGCGCGACAGTGGTAACACCAAACGCCTGCTGGAACTGGCCCGACAAACCGGCCGGCCGGCCTATCATGTGGAAACAGCGGCGGATTTGGACAAAAAAGCGCTTTGTTCCGCTGAATCCATCGCAATTACGGCAGGCGCTTCCACCCCGAACTGGATCACGAAAGGGGTTTTCCGCGCACTGGAAACACTTCCCCGGACGGGAAAGCACCGCCTCGTCTTCAGCAATCTGCTGTTCATGCTACAGCGATCCTTGCTGCTGACGACGATCTACGTGTCCGTAGGGGCCGGCTGCCTCTGTTACGCCTGCAATCGGCTTCAGGGCATTGAAAAGCAGTCTCCCTATGTGCTGATTGCCATGCTGTATGTATTGTCGATGCATTTGCTGAATAACCTGACCGGCAGAAAAATAGACCGGTATAAAGACCCCGAACGGGCGTTATTTTACAACACGCACAAGCGGCGGCTCGAGATTTTGGCTACAGCTGCCGGCGCCATGGGGCTCTTAACGGCGCAGAGTGTCGGATGGCTTCCATTTCTGATCCTATTGGCTATGAGCATTACGGGCCTTTTGTACAACACCCGAATCGTGCCCAAACCCTTTCTGAAAAAATATCGAAGCATTCGGGATATTCCCGGCTCCAAAACCGTTCTGATCGCAATGGCGTGGGGAGTAGTCGTCGCACTGTTCCCCGCCATCGCGGAGACCGGCGCGTTGCGCCTTCAGGCCATTCTCGTTTTTATCTGGGCCGCCGGCATGGTGTTCGTGCGAAGCGCGTTTTTTGACATGTTGGACATGCAAAGTGATCGCATCGTGGGAAAAGAAACCATTCCCGTTCTCATGGGAGAAAAACGGGCGAGGCGTCTGCTGAAAATATTCCTCATCGCGCTATTCCTGATGCTTCAGATTTCAGCCGCTCTCAACCTGGTGGCGCCGTTGGGTTTTGCCTTGGCGGTCTGTCCGGTGTTTCTCTTCATTGTGGTAACAGCGCATCAGAATGGGAGCATGCTGCCAGGCGTCCGGCTTGAATTTTTGGTGGAAAGCCATTTTGTTCTGGCCGGATTGATCGCGTTCTTATTGGCATTATCCGCATGA
- a CDS encoding ParB/RepB/Spo0J family partition protein: MGVTTDNQRDEDAKKKRKPALGRGLESLIPLASSGENATEGAYLLSDISLIRPNRYQPRRRFDEAELAQLCESIREQGVLQPLLVRRDGIGYELIAGERRLRASKMANLKQVPVLVKDISDEELLELSIIENIQREDLNPLDEAEAYHLLMSEFGLTQEEAAKRVGKSRPAVANSLRLRQLPDQIKQSILENKLSMGHARALLGAESPARQLAAWRTVITKGLSVRQTEALVRRLKKELKPPDAFPETSTEIHLAALAETLSRRFGTRVTIQRKGKKGKVAIDFFSDEDLTRLLEILQRI; encoded by the coding sequence ATGGGCGTAACTACGGACAACCAGCGCGACGAAGACGCCAAAAAAAAACGCAAACCAGCGCTCGGCCGCGGGCTTGAGTCCCTGATACCCCTGGCATCTTCGGGTGAAAACGCTACTGAAGGTGCCTATCTACTGAGTGATATCAGTCTGATTCGTCCTAACCGCTATCAGCCGCGCCGCCGGTTTGATGAAGCAGAGCTGGCACAACTTTGCGAATCGATCCGCGAGCAGGGTGTTCTGCAGCCCCTGCTGGTGAGACGGGATGGCATCGGCTACGAACTGATCGCCGGCGAGCGCCGACTGCGGGCCTCTAAAATGGCAAACCTGAAACAGGTGCCCGTTCTCGTCAAGGACATCTCGGATGAAGAGCTTCTGGAATTATCCATCATCGAAAACATTCAGCGGGAGGATCTCAATCCCCTGGATGAAGCCGAAGCCTATCACCTGCTGATGAGTGAATTCGGACTGACGCAGGAAGAAGCGGCCAAGCGGGTGGGGAAAAGCCGGCCGGCCGTTGCCAATTCCTTGCGGCTTCGCCAATTGCCAGACCAGATTAAGCAAAGCATTCTCGAGAATAAACTCAGCATGGGCCATGCCCGGGCGCTGCTTGGCGCGGAATCACCGGCCCGGCAACTGGCGGCATGGCGCACCGTTATAACCAAGGGGCTTTCGGTCAGACAGACAGAAGCCCTGGTTCGACGGCTGAAAAAAGAGCTCAAGCCACCGGACGCGTTTCCTGAAACCTCAACGGAGATTCATCTGGCAGCCCTCGCCGAAACACTTTCCCGCCGATTTGGCACGCGGGTAACCATTCAGCGAAAAGGGAAAAAGGGGAAGGTGGCGATCGATTTTTTCAGTGATGAGGACCTGACCCGGTTGTTGGAGATTCTGCAGCGGATTTAA
- the fusA gene encoding elongation factor G, whose amino-acid sequence MKTKSKIFDIRNIGIIAHIDAGKTTVTERILYYTGRSHKLGEVHDGEAVMDWMVDEQERGITITSAVTTCLWRNKNIQIIDTPGHVDFTIEVERSLRVLDGAVGVFCAVGGVEPQSETVWRQADRYLVPKMAFINKLDRVGADFFGTVAMMVERLHATPLMLQLPVGAEEKFKGVIDLLEMKQIVWDDDSLGAAYSSVDIEPELLEIATEYREKLIETLAEADDGIMEAYLSETPLSIDALKAAIRKATIELKLVPVLCGSALKNKGIQPLLDAVLQYLPSPADLPPMVGTHPVSGESVECPPKEKAPLAALIFKVSMIEGRRLSFVRIYSGTLKTGEDVYNPLLQKKEKLSRILLMHANKRERVEEVGPGSIVGVMGLKASATGDTLCQATHPVVLERMDFYEPVISVAIEPKTHSDQEKMAEVLEKFLVEDPTLRVRTDDDTGQTILSGMGELHLEIIVSRMEREFSTHVNVGKPQVVYREALSREGTGTAVFNKEVAGQAHFAEVTITLRPLKRGAGNSFRSTIAPGVIPEIFMPAIEKGVMESLESGTLMGYPVVDVEAVLSGASFKDGISTELAYRVSASMACRQALTDGEPFLLDPIMSVEVFVPETFMGEVIGDLNSRSGKIESISAKSGVQIIKAVVPLAKMFGYSTILRSATQGRGTFTMQFSHFDRI is encoded by the coding sequence ATGAAAACCAAATCTAAAATTTTCGACATTCGAAATATAGGCATCATCGCTCATATCGATGCCGGCAAGACCACCGTTACCGAGAGAATCCTTTATTATACGGGTCGCTCTCACAAACTCGGAGAAGTGCATGACGGTGAAGCCGTGATGGACTGGATGGTGGATGAGCAGGAACGCGGCATTACCATTACCTCTGCTGTCACCACCTGCCTGTGGCGCAACAAAAACATTCAAATCATCGACACGCCGGGCCATGTGGATTTTACCATCGAAGTGGAGCGCTCTTTGCGGGTACTTGACGGCGCCGTGGGTGTTTTTTGTGCCGTGGGGGGCGTGGAGCCCCAGTCCGAAACCGTCTGGCGTCAGGCGGATCGATACCTGGTTCCGAAAATGGCGTTTATCAACAAGCTGGACCGTGTGGGCGCCGATTTTTTTGGTACCGTTGCAATGATGGTGGAGCGCCTGCATGCCACGCCCCTGATGCTTCAATTGCCGGTCGGTGCTGAAGAAAAATTCAAGGGAGTCATCGATCTGCTGGAGATGAAACAGATCGTCTGGGATGACGACTCACTGGGCGCGGCCTATTCGTCGGTGGATATCGAACCGGAACTGCTCGAAATTGCAACCGAATACCGGGAAAAACTGATTGAAACACTGGCAGAGGCCGATGACGGGATTATGGAAGCCTATCTATCGGAAACCCCGCTGTCCATCGATGCACTGAAAGCAGCCATTCGAAAAGCCACGATTGAATTGAAGCTGGTACCGGTGCTTTGCGGCAGTGCATTGAAAAACAAAGGGATTCAACCTCTTCTCGATGCCGTCCTTCAATATTTACCCAGTCCGGCAGACCTGCCGCCGATGGTCGGCACCCATCCGGTATCCGGCGAAAGCGTGGAATGCCCGCCAAAAGAAAAAGCCCCACTGGCTGCGCTCATTTTTAAAGTTTCCATGATTGAGGGCCGCAGGTTATCCTTTGTGCGGATCTACAGCGGCACCCTGAAAACCGGCGAGGATGTTTATAACCCGCTGCTTCAGAAAAAGGAAAAACTCTCCCGTATACTCTTGATGCACGCCAATAAGCGCGAGCGGGTTGAGGAAGTGGGACCCGGCAGTATTGTCGGCGTCATGGGGCTTAAGGCCTCCGCTACCGGCGACACGCTCTGCCAGGCAACACATCCCGTGGTTCTGGAAAGAATGGATTTTTACGAACCGGTGATCTCGGTCGCCATTGAGCCCAAAACCCATTCGGATCAGGAAAAAATGGCGGAGGTGCTGGAAAAATTTCTGGTGGAAGACCCGACATTGAGGGTGCGAACCGATGACGATACCGGGCAGACCATTCTCTCGGGAATGGGTGAGCTGCATCTGGAAATCATCGTCAGCCGAATGGAGCGGGAATTTAGCACCCATGTCAATGTGGGAAAACCCCAGGTGGTTTACCGGGAAGCCCTTTCGCGGGAAGGCACCGGCACGGCCGTTTTCAATAAGGAAGTCGCGGGGCAGGCACATTTTGCCGAGGTTACGATTACGCTTCGCCCCTTAAAACGGGGCGCCGGAAACAGTTTTCGATCAACAATCGCGCCGGGCGTTATTCCGGAAATCTTTATGCCGGCGATTGAAAAAGGCGTCATGGAATCCCTGGAAAGCGGCACGCTCATGGGCTATCCGGTCGTGGATGTCGAAGCGGTTTTAAGCGGGGCAAGCTTTAAAGACGGCATCTCAACCGAGCTTGCCTACCGGGTCAGCGCCTCGATGGCCTGCCGGCAGGCACTAACCGACGGCGAGCCGTTTCTGTTGGATCCGATCATGTCGGTGGAAGTTTTTGTTCCGGAGACGTTTATGGGAGAGGTCATCGGCGATCTGAATTCCAGAAGCGGGAAAATCGAATCAATCTCGGCAAAATCGGGTGTACAGATCATCAAGGCCGTGGTGCCGCTTGCCAAAATGTTCGGCTATTCCACCATTCTGCGATCCGCCACACAGGGCCGGGGCACTTTTACGATGCAGTTTTCACATTTTGACCGAATATAG